From the genome of Geoglobus ahangari, one region includes:
- a CDS encoding ASCH domain-containing protein has translation MKHLEFKGKYLQKLLSGEKRATIRKRVYVKPGELVYVHCGGNIVGRARIKDVREIGLDEIDEEVARKEGFESVEELVAELRGYYSDRDRLYLIEFDFEPFEKPLDPAEMYYENDDLIEIARKAVDSDVLSEEEKEVLRLFLKTGSIRKTAFRLGGLSRRGVVREALRKARKIVNEQK, from the coding sequence ATGAAGCACCTCGAGTTCAAGGGCAAGTACCTTCAGAAGCTCCTGAGCGGTGAGAAGAGGGCGACGATAAGAAAGAGAGTCTATGTCAAACCCGGAGAGCTCGTTTACGTTCACTGCGGTGGGAATATAGTGGGCAGGGCGAGGATAAAGGACGTGAGGGAGATCGGGCTGGACGAGATTGATGAAGAGGTTGCGAGGAAGGAGGGATTTGAGTCCGTCGAGGAGCTCGTGGCGGAGCTGAGGGGGTACTACTCGGACAGGGACAGGCTGTACCTTATCGAGTTCGACTTTGAGCCGTTCGAGAAGCCGCTTGACCCGGCGGAGATGTACTACGAGAACGACGACCTTATCGAGATTGCGAGGAAGGCTGTGGATAGCGATGTTCTGAGCGAGGAGGAGAAGGAGGTGCTCAGGCTGTTCCTGAAGACGGGAAGCATAAGGAAAACGGCTTTCAGGCTCGGCGGGCTCAGCAGGAGGGGTGTAGTTAGAGAAGCGCTGAGGAAGGCCAGAAAGATAGTTAACGAACAAAAATGA
- a CDS encoding adenylate kinase: MNLILLGPPGAGKGTQAKRIVEKYGIPQISTGDMFREAVAKGTELGKKAKEYMDRGELVPDEIVIGIVRERLSQPDCEKGFILDGFPRTIKQAEALDEMLDDMGKKIDAVINIVVPDEEILKRIVYRRVCKECGAVYNLIYSPPKQDGICDKCGGELYQRDDDKEETVKERLRVYKEQTEPLINYYSQKEVIYNIDGTKDIEEVWKQIESVLEKIRS, from the coding sequence ATGAACCTGATTCTTCTCGGTCCTCCGGGTGCTGGAAAGGGCACGCAGGCAAAGAGAATTGTGGAGAAGTACGGCATTCCCCAGATCTCCACCGGGGACATGTTCAGAGAGGCGGTTGCTAAGGGGACAGAGCTCGGAAAGAAGGCAAAGGAGTACATGGACAGGGGAGAGCTCGTTCCCGACGAGATTGTTATCGGAATCGTCAGGGAAAGGCTCTCACAGCCAGACTGCGAGAAGGGGTTCATACTGGACGGATTCCCGAGGACGATAAAGCAGGCTGAGGCCCTCGACGAGATGCTCGACGACATGGGCAAGAAAATCGATGCTGTCATTAACATAGTCGTCCCTGACGAGGAGATACTGAAGAGGATCGTCTACAGGAGGGTCTGCAAGGAGTGCGGGGCTGTGTACAACCTGATCTACAGCCCGCCAAAGCAGGACGGCATCTGCGACAAGTGCGGTGGCGAGCTGTACCAGAGGGACGACGATAAGGAGGAAACTGTTAAGGAGAGGCTGAGGGTCTACAAGGAGCAGACCGAGCCGCTGATAAACTACTACAGCCAGAAGGAGGTAATCTACAACATAGACGGCACAAAGGACATCGAGGAGGTCTGGAAGCAGATAGAGAGCGTGCTCGAGAAGATCAGATCCTGA
- a CDS encoding alpha/beta hydrolase family protein codes for MKLDINLGRNYVRINVDRAVIICHGLPYEPGSAIDKSYDSLAEFFSKRGIPAVVFDFSGTGKSQGSFSLISWLEDLESIAENFDEVHVVGFSMGGAVAYAFENAESYSIISSPFSPDMFSEGMLREIYSNALLKGTLRGIRDYETFRRRFVEEFQSIAPSSVRPKKDVLVVHAIDDEVVPFDQGERIFRYSKRPKKFVRVENGGHFLRRSEKVIELAYRWVSEKREGEEVETIRI; via the coding sequence ATGAAGCTCGACATAAACTTGGGAAGGAACTACGTAAGAATTAACGTCGACAGGGCTGTCATAATCTGCCACGGACTGCCATACGAGCCGGGATCTGCAATAGACAAGAGCTACGACAGTCTGGCAGAGTTTTTTTCCAAGAGAGGTATTCCGGCAGTCGTGTTCGATTTTTCCGGTACGGGGAAGAGTCAGGGAAGCTTCAGCCTCATCTCCTGGCTTGAGGATCTTGAGAGCATCGCGGAGAACTTCGATGAGGTGCACGTGGTTGGCTTCAGCATGGGGGGCGCTGTAGCGTACGCTTTTGAAAATGCTGAGAGCTACAGCATAATCTCCTCCCCCTTCAGCCCTGACATGTTCAGCGAGGGGATGCTCAGGGAGATATACTCGAACGCCCTGCTCAAGGGGACGCTGAGGGGCATAAGGGACTACGAGACGTTTCGCAGGAGGTTCGTGGAGGAGTTCCAGAGCATAGCACCATCGAGCGTCAGGCCGAAGAAGGATGTGCTTGTCGTCCACGCAATTGACGACGAGGTGGTGCCGTTCGATCAGGGAGAGAGAATATTCAGGTACTCAAAGAGACCGAAGAAGTTCGTGAGAGTTGAGAACGGAGGTCACTTCCTGAGAAGGTCGGAGAAGGTGATAGAGCTCGCTTACAGGTGGGTCTCGGAAAAAAGGGAGGGCGAAGAGGTGGAGACGATCAGGATCTGA
- a CDS encoding ArsR family transcriptional regulator, whose product MELDSKDERLVDLLAEAGLNRNIARVIVYLSKAGEAISRDIEREANLRQPEVSLAMKDLKSLGWIKEKEIKKKGKGRPLKSYKLSLDIKDIVRELVEKKREELKRLEKDLEELEELVGLK is encoded by the coding sequence ATGGAACTTGACTCTAAGGATGAAAGGCTCGTGGACCTGCTTGCAGAGGCGGGACTCAACAGGAACATAGCAAGGGTCATCGTTTACCTCTCAAAGGCCGGAGAGGCCATATCAAGGGACATAGAACGGGAAGCGAACCTCAGGCAGCCTGAAGTTAGCCTCGCGATGAAGGACCTGAAGAGTCTGGGGTGGATAAAGGAGAAGGAGATCAAGAAGAAGGGCAAAGGGAGGCCGCTGAAGAGCTACAAGCTCAGCCTCGACATCAAGGACATCGTCAGAGAGCTGGTCGAGAAGAAGAGGGAGGAGCTGAAGAGGCTCGAGAAGGACCTTGAAGAGCTTGAGGAGCTCGTTGGTCTGAAATGA
- the pyrH gene encoding UMP kinase, which translates to MKVLALGGSMVFGDFDGDRVRRYAEAINRFSGKLAVVIGGGRIARNFIGIARGLGADEVWCDEIGIVVTRINAMVLLSGLKGCAPVVPEDFSSAKLLLTDYDKVVMGGTFPGHTTDATAALLAEALKAEQLLIATSVDGVYSSDPRRDSEATRFEELTPEELVEIVARNDVRAGSSSVVDLLASKIIQRSRIPTVIFEGTPENVERALKGEKIGTIIRP; encoded by the coding sequence ATGAAAGTTCTCGCGCTTGGTGGCTCGATGGTTTTCGGGGACTTTGACGGCGACAGGGTTCGCAGGTATGCTGAGGCGATTAACAGGTTCTCTGGAAAGCTTGCAGTGGTGATTGGTGGGGGGAGGATAGCCAGGAACTTCATAGGGATCGCGAGAGGTCTCGGGGCGGATGAGGTTTGGTGCGACGAGATAGGGATCGTGGTTACGAGAATAAACGCCATGGTTCTATTGTCAGGGCTGAAGGGCTGCGCACCGGTGGTGCCTGAGGACTTCAGCTCGGCGAAGCTCCTCCTCACGGACTACGACAAAGTGGTTATGGGCGGAACGTTCCCGGGGCACACCACTGACGCGACTGCAGCCTTGCTCGCTGAGGCCCTGAAAGCGGAGCAGCTGCTCATCGCAACGTCCGTTGATGGCGTCTACTCCTCAGACCCGAGAAGAGACAGCGAGGCCACGAGGTTCGAGGAGCTCACACCTGAGGAGCTTGTGGAAATAGTCGCGAGAAACGATGTAAGGGCAGGGAGCAGCAGCGTTGTGGACCTGCTTGCAAGCAAGATCATTCAGAGGAGCAGAATTCCTACGGTGATTTTCGAAGGAACACCCGAAAACGTGGAGAGGGCTTTGAAAGGGGAAAAAATAGGGACGATCATTCGTCCATGA
- a CDS encoding DUF362 domain-containing protein has translation MAKVFFTPADVDVAEPSRWYQPDKSLVFRLERLIEESGIIEDVSAGDVVAVKTHFGDRGTTKTIRSLFIRKAVQMLKERGAKVFVTETTGLGMFRERNTAIGRIEIAEENGYTSQTVGAPIIVADGLRGFDGVRVEQNAKHFREVYVAKAIAESDFVLVMTHFKLHMRGGIGGSMKNIGVGCVTKTTKYDIHLPSPPEIDHEKCTRCMKCVEVCPFDAINDLVIDTSRCMKCLGCYEVCEAGAVVIGPWLDGDDIAERIVEAAKGVMDLLGKDRFAYLNFAIDITPHCDCHPYSGVPQVPDIGIFASRDIVSVDSASLDAYRKEELTSRALLRFWEWTSPERQISYAEELGLGESRYDIEQVP, from the coding sequence ATGGCCAAGGTGTTTTTCACCCCCGCTGATGTTGATGTTGCTGAGCCCTCAAGGTGGTACCAGCCCGACAAGAGCCTGGTTTTCAGGCTTGAGAGGCTGATCGAGGAGAGCGGAATAATAGAGGATGTGTCTGCAGGCGATGTTGTTGCGGTGAAGACTCACTTCGGTGACAGGGGCACAACAAAGACCATCCGCTCCCTCTTCATAAGAAAGGCCGTCCAGATGCTGAAAGAGAGGGGAGCGAAAGTCTTCGTAACTGAGACAACAGGGCTCGGTATGTTCAGGGAGAGAAACACAGCAATCGGCAGGATTGAGATAGCTGAGGAAAACGGGTACACATCTCAGACGGTCGGAGCACCGATAATAGTTGCAGACGGACTGAGGGGCTTCGATGGAGTCAGGGTAGAGCAGAACGCAAAGCACTTCAGGGAGGTTTACGTCGCCAAGGCGATAGCGGAGTCTGACTTTGTACTCGTCATGACCCACTTCAAGCTCCACATGAGAGGGGGAATCGGAGGGAGCATGAAGAACATCGGGGTCGGCTGCGTTACCAAGACCACAAAGTACGACATCCACCTGCCCTCTCCACCGGAGATTGACCACGAGAAGTGCACGAGGTGCATGAAGTGCGTCGAGGTGTGCCCGTTTGATGCGATAAACGACCTCGTGATCGACACGTCGAGGTGCATGAAGTGTCTCGGGTGCTACGAGGTGTGTGAGGCCGGAGCAGTTGTGATAGGCCCGTGGCTCGATGGTGACGACATAGCCGAGAGGATAGTGGAGGCTGCCAAGGGCGTAATGGATCTGCTCGGAAAGGACAGGTTTGCCTACTTGAACTTCGCCATAGACATCACGCCCCACTGCGACTGCCACCCATACAGCGGGGTGCCTCAGGTTCCCGACATAGGGATCTTCGCGTCGAGAGATATAGTATCAGTGGACTCCGCAAGCCTCGACGCTTACAGAAAAGAGGAGCTGACGTCAAGGGCTCTCCTCAGGTTCTGGGAGTGGACAAGTCCCGAAAGGCAGATAAGCTACGCAGAAGAACTTGGTCTTGGGGAGAGCAGGTATGACATCGAGCAGGTACCATAG
- a CDS encoding HesA/MoeB/ThiF family protein, which translates to MTSSRYHRQIIIPYFGEDGQRKLERAKVLVVGAGGLGSPVISYLAAAGVGRIGVVDHDTVEITNLNRQIIHAGNIGENKAISAVKYINRLNPEVEAVAYPYKLDPDNVLETLRPWDVVVSCVDSMALRFLINDACYLLGKPMVHAAVFETEGEASTFTYKDDSPCYRCIYPKEVEQPTPGIFGFTAGFFGTIQAAETVKLLAGFGELLEGKLLRVDLQTMEWFEIDISRRNDCPICSGKIREIRPENYNV; encoded by the coding sequence ATGACATCGAGCAGGTACCATAGGCAGATCATAATTCCCTATTTTGGTGAGGATGGACAGAGGAAGCTTGAGAGGGCGAAGGTTCTGGTTGTGGGAGCCGGAGGGCTCGGAAGCCCCGTGATAAGCTACCTCGCTGCAGCCGGAGTGGGCAGAATCGGGGTTGTTGACCACGATACCGTGGAGATAACCAACCTGAACCGCCAGATAATCCACGCCGGAAACATTGGGGAGAACAAGGCCATCTCGGCGGTGAAGTACATAAACAGGCTCAACCCAGAGGTTGAGGCCGTCGCATACCCATACAAGCTCGATCCCGACAACGTTCTGGAAACCCTCAGGCCCTGGGATGTCGTGGTCTCGTGCGTCGACTCAATGGCTCTGAGGTTTTTAATAAACGACGCATGCTATCTGCTCGGTAAGCCCATGGTTCACGCAGCGGTGTTTGAGACTGAAGGAGAGGCGTCCACGTTCACCTACAAAGACGATTCCCCGTGCTACAGGTGCATATATCCAAAAGAGGTTGAGCAGCCCACCCCGGGAATATTTGGGTTCACCGCAGGTTTTTTCGGAACGATTCAGGCGGCTGAGACTGTTAAGCTTCTGGCCGGCTTTGGCGAGCTGCTCGAGGGAAAGCTCCTGAGGGTAGATCTGCAGACAATGGAGTGGTTCGAGATAGACATCAGCAGGAGAAATGACTGCCCCATCTGCAGTGGGAAGATCAGGGAGATAAGGCCGGAAAACTACAATGTTTGA
- a CDS encoding GIY-YIG nuclease family protein: MYFVIFRLDRDEEIEVGKLGKILFRRGYYVYSGSAKRGFSKRIRRHFSRNKRLHWHVDYLSMKAEAVEAYRCRADEHQIAELASRFMEGIKGFGSSDCRCYSHLYYSETYPSDFIEEAKKLNYVLAERLNYEEL; this comes from the coding sequence ATGTACTTCGTTATATTCAGGCTCGACAGGGATGAGGAGATCGAGGTCGGGAAGCTCGGGAAAATCCTGTTCAGGAGGGGCTACTACGTTTACTCCGGCTCTGCGAAGAGGGGGTTCTCGAAGCGCATCAGGAGGCACTTCAGCAGGAACAAGAGGCTCCACTGGCATGTGGACTACCTGAGCATGAAGGCCGAGGCGGTGGAGGCGTACAGGTGCAGGGCTGACGAGCACCAGATAGCTGAGCTTGCGAGCAGGTTCATGGAGGGGATAAAGGGCTTTGGCAGCTCGGACTGCAGGTGCTACTCTCACCTCTACTACTCCGAGACTTATCCTTCAGACTTCATAGAGGAGGCGAAAAAGCTTAATTATGTGCTGGCAGAGAGGCTGAACTA